One segment of Panicum virgatum strain AP13 chromosome 1K, P.virgatum_v5, whole genome shotgun sequence DNA contains the following:
- the LOC120643765 gene encoding LRR receptor-like serine/threonine-protein kinase ER2 isoform X6 gives MTRLLRALAALLLLVAVAVAVADDGATLLEIKKSFRNGANALHDWSGDGASLGYCSWRGVLCDNVTFAVRALNLSGLNLEGEISPAIGNLKRVVSIDLKSNGLSGQIPDEIGDCSLLETLDLSSNHLEGDIPFSLSKLKHLENLILKNNQLVGVIPSTLSQLPNLKILDLAQNKLSGEIPNLIYWNEVLQYLGLRSNNLEGSLSPDMCQLTGLWYFDVKNNSLVGTIPETIGNCTSFQVLDLSNNQLTGEIPFNIGFLQVATLSLQGNKFSGPIPSVIGLMQALAVLDLSFNELSGAIPSILGNLTYTEKLYLQGNRLTGSIPPELGNMSTLHYLELNDNLLTGFIPPDLGKLTELFDLNLANNNLGGPIPDNISSCINLISLNAYGNKLNGTIPRSFHKLESLTYLNLSSNHLSGTLPIEVARMRNLDTLDLSCNMINGLIPSAIGRLEHLLRLNLSKNALVGHIPAEFGNLRSIMEIDLSNNHLGGLIPQEVGMLQNLILLNVSYNNLAGIVPTDNNFTRFSPDSFLGNPGLCGYWPGSRTSCSPLSSSLEHKKRSSVSKAAFLGIGVGGLVILLIILVAACWPHSSPVLKDVSVGKPVSSNVPPKLVILHMNMALYVYDDIMRMTENLSEKYIIGYGASSTVYRCDLKNCKSVAIKKLYAHYPQSLKEFETELETVGSIKHRNLVSLQGYSLSPAGNLLFYDYMENGSLWDILHVSSSKKKKLDWEARLKIALGAAQGLAYLHHECSPRIIHRDVKSKNILLDKDYEAHLADFGIAKSLCVSKTHTSTYVMGTIGYIDPEYARTSRLNEKSDVYSYGIVLLELLTGKKPVDDECNLHHLILSKAADNTVMEMVDPDITDTCKDLGEVKKVFQLALLCSKRQPSDRPTMHEVVRVLDSLVCPDPPPKQAQPQESGQSAAAPSYISEYVSLRGGSSLSCATSSSASDAELFMKFGEVISRNTE, from the exons ATGACTCGCCTCCTCCGGGccctcgccgccctcctcctcctcgttgccgtcgccgtcgccgtcgccgacgacg GGGCAACACTGCTGGAGATCAAGAAGTCCTTCCGCAACGGAGCCAACGCGCTGCACGATTGGTCCGGCGACGGCGCATCGCTGGGCTACTGCTCTTGGCGCGGCGTGCTATGCGACAACGTCACCTTTGCTGTTCGGGCTCT CAACCTCTCGGGGCTCAATCTCGAGGGTGAAATCTCACCAGCCATTGGGAACCTGAAACGTGTCGTCTCAAT AGACTTGAAGTCGAATGGACTTTCCGGGCAGATCCCTGATGAGATTGGCGACTGTTCGTTGCTTGAAACTCT GGACTTGTCCTCTAACCATCTAGAAGGAGACATACCATTCTCCCTATCTAAGCTGAAGCATCTTGAGAACTT GATCTTGAAGAACAACCAGCTGGTTGGGGTGATACCATCTACACTCTCTCAACTTCCGAATTTGAAGATATT GGACTTGGCTCAGAACAAGCTAAGTGGTGAAATCCCAAACCTAATCTATTGGAATGAGGTTCTTCAATACTT GGGATTGCGAAGCAATAATTTAGAAGGAAGCCTCTCTCCTGATATGTGCCAATTGACTGGCCTGTGGTACTT TGATGTGAAGAACAATAGCTTGGTGGGTACGATACCAGAAACTATAGGGAACTGTACAAGCTTTCAGGtctt ggATTTGTCAAACAATCAGCTTACTGGAGAAATCCCATTCAACATTGGTTTCCTGCAAGTGGCTACGTT GTCTTTGCAAGGGAACAAGTTCTCTGGCCCCATACCATCAGTGATTGGACTTATGCAGGCGCTTGCAGTGCT GGATCTGAGTTTCAACGAGCTATCTGGAGCCATACCATCTATACTGGGCAACTTGACATACACTGAGAAACT ATACCTGCAAGGCAATAGGCTAACTGGATCGATACCGCCAGAGCTTGGTAATATGTCGACACTGCATTACCT GGAACTGAATGACAATCTATTGACTGGGTTCATTCCTCCTGATCTTGGAAAGCTCACAGAATTGTTTGACTT GAACCTTGCAAACAACAACCTAGGAGGACCTATCCCTGATAATATAAGTTCATGCATAAATCTCATTAGTTT GAATGCTTATGGCAATAAATTAAATGGAACCATTCCACGTTCATTTCACAAGCTCGAGAGTCTGACTTATCT GAATCTGTCATCAAATCATCTCAGTGGAACACTTCCAATTGAGGTAGCGAGAATGAGAAATTTAGACACGCT GGACTTGTCCTGTAACATGATCAATGGTTTGATTCCCTCAGCTATTGGAAGACTAGAGCATCTTCTGAGGCT CAACCTGAGCAAAAATGCTCTGGTTGGACACATTCCTGCCGAGTTTGGGAACTTGAGGAGCATCATGGAGAT CGATTTGTCCAATAACCACCTTGGTGGCCTGATCCCACAAGAGGTTGGGATGCTTCAAAATCTGATACTGTT AAATGTGTCGTATAACAACCTTGCTGGTATTGTACCTACAGACAACAACTTCACCCGATTTTCACCTGACAG CTTCTTGGGTAACCCTGGACTTTGTGGCTATTGGCCTGGTTCTCGTACTTCATGCTCTCCTTTATCATCCAGTCTTGAACACAAAAAGAGAT CCTCTGTCTCAAAGGCTGCATTTCTTGGTATTGGTGTCGGTGGGCTTGTTATCCTGCTCATTATCCTAGTAGCTGCTTGCTGGCCGCACAGCTCACCTGTTCTCAAAGATGTCTCTGTAGGCAAGCCAG TGTCAAGCAATGTTCCTCCCAAGCTTGTGATCCTCCACATGAACATGGCCCTCTATGTATATGATGATATAATGAGGATGACTGAAAATTTGAGTGAAAAATACATTATTGGATATGGAGCATCAAGTACTGTCTATAGATGTGATCTGAAGAACTGCAAGTCAGTTGCGATAAAAAAGCTATATGCTCACTACCCACAGAGCTTGAAGGAATTTGAGACCGAACTTGAGACTGTTGGAAGCATCAAGCACCGAAATCTTGTCAGCCTTCAGGGGTACTCCCTGTCACCTGCTGGGAATCTTCTTTTCTATGATTACATGGAAAATGGCAGCCTCTGGGACATTTTGCATG TATCTTCATCCAAGAAGAAAAAACTTGATTGGGAAGCTCGCCTCAAGATCGCTCTTGGTGCTGCTCAAGGCCTGGCTTATCTTCACCACGAGTGCAGTCCGCGAATAATTCACAGGGATGTAAAGTCAAAGAATATCCTTCTAGACAAAGACTATGAAGCTCATCTTGCTGACTTTGGTATCGCCAAGAGCTTGTGTGTGTCGAAGACACACACATCAACTTACGTGATGGGTACCATTGGTTACATTGACCCTGAGTATGCACGCACATCCCGGCTCAATGAGAAATCAGATGTATACAGCTATGGCATCGTCTTGCTGGAGTTGCTTACTGGCAAAAAACCTGTCGATGATGAGTGCAATCTTCATCACTTG ATTCTATCCAAAGCCGCAGACAACACGGTCATGGAGATGGTCGACCCAGACATCACCGACACGTGCAAAGATCTCGGCGAGGTCAAGAAGGTTTTCCAGTTGGCACTCCTTTGCAGCAAGAGGCAACCGTCGGATCGACCGACGATGCATGAGGTTGTGCGTGTCCTGGACAGCCTAGTCTGCCCAGACCCACCCCCGAAGCAGGCACAACCACAGGAATCGGGGCAGTCAGCCGCAGCTCCTAGCTACATCAGTGAGTATGTTAGCCTTCGAGGCGGCAGCTCGCTCTCCTGCGCCACTTCATCTAGTGCGTCGGACGCCGAGCTCTTCATGAAGTTTGGCGAAGTGATATCGCGGAACACAGAATAG